GCGGCAACCGCCCGACGATCAACACCCCCTCGGATATCGACTGGGATGCGAGCATGGAAGAGACGCCGACGACGACCGTCGCCTCCGTGACCGCCGCCCAGACGCCGTTCACGTGGCGCGTCCACGTCGGAGGCTCGTTCAGCGACGTGCCGAAGACCTTCCTGCTCTATGACTACGTGGAGCGTCTCGTCCACAACCAGGTGACGTTCGGAACGGGCGGAACGTCCTTCAACCCGGGCGGCCATGCCTCCCGACTCCAGATGTCGGCGTTCATCGCGCGGGCCTTCGCGGGCGGCGACGCCAACGTGCCGCTCTCCGGCACGATCACGTCGGCCGACAATCCGACGGTCAACGGCAGCTACGACTGCTCGGACGGCGGCAACTCGCTTTACGCCGACATCCCGCCCGCCACCGCCGGTTTCTGCAAGTACGTCCACTACATCACCGGCCTGAACGTCACGAACGGCTGCGATACCAACGTGCCGCCCGACTTCTGCCCGAGCGGGCTCGTCTCGCGGCGCGTGATGTCCGTCTTCATCTCCCGCGCCCTCGTTCCCGGTCTCGGCGACGGCGGCGTGCCGGACGCCAACACGGGAACCGGCCCCTTCGCCACGCGGACTTACGACTGCGTCAACGGCCCCGGGCCGTTCTCCGACGTCCCCGCGGGAAGCTCGTTCTGCAAGAACATCGGCTACATCTGGACGCTCGGCGTCGTCGACGGCAACGGCGACGGGACATTCGGACCCAACGGCCTCGTCACCCGCGCCCAGATGGCGAAGTTCCTCGACAACGCCTTCCAGCTCACGATCGGCCCCGCCCAGTAGGGCCTGACCTCATCGATTTCACGGGGCCCCTTCGCGGGGCCCCTTTTTTTTGCGCGCGCGCGGGTGGAACTCGTCGTAGACGGTCCGGAGGCGCGCGCGCGAGACGTGCGTGTAGATCTGCGTCGTCGAGATGTCCGCGTGGCCGAGCATCATCTGCACGGAGCGCAGATCCGCGCCGTGCTCGAGGAGATGCGTCGCGAAAGAGTGCCGCAGCACGTGCGGCGAGATCGCGGCGCGGATGCCGGCCTTCCGGGCGTACCCCTCGATCAGCTGCCAGAACCGCTGCCGGGTCATCGGGGAGCCGCGGCGGTTCAGGAACAGGTGCGGGGACCGCTTCGGGTCGAGGCCCGGGCGGGCGTCGGCGAGATAACGCGCGATCCACTTCCGGGCGCCGCGGCCGAGCGGCACGAGCCGCTCCTTGTTCCCCTTCCCCGACACGAGGATCGTCCCTCCCTCGAGGTCGACCCTTCCCGTCTCGAGCCGGACGAGCTCCGAGACGCGGAGGCCCGTCGCGTAGAGGGTCTCGAGCATCGCGCGGTCGCGCAGCCCGAGGGGGCCGCTCTCGTCGGGAGCGGCGAGCAGGGCGTCGACCTCGGACGGGCCGAGCGCGTGCGGCAGCGCGGCCCAGGTCTTCGGGTTCTCGACGTGCGCCGTCGGATCCTCCGAGATGATCTTCTCTCCGACGGCGAAACCGAAGAAGCCCCGAAGCGAGGAGATCAGCCGCGCGGCCGAACGCGCGGAAAGGCCGGCGGCGCGGCGCGCCTGCAGGTGGCGGACGATCTCGGCACGGCCGACCTTCGCGATCGGAATTCCGCGGGACTCGAGCCATCGGCCGAACTCCGAGAGGTCGCGGCCGTACGCCTCGACGCTGCGGGGAGAGAGTCCTCGCTCGACGGCGAGACGGTCGAGATAAGTCGGGAGGTGCCGGACCAGGAAATCGCCGGCGTCCGCGCGCATGCGGCGCGGCGTCAG
The window above is part of the Thermoanaerobaculia bacterium genome. Proteins encoded here:
- the xerD gene encoding site-specific tyrosine recombinase XerD → MRADAGDFLVRHLPTYLDRLAVERGLSPRSVEAYGRDLSEFGRWLESRGIPIAKVGRAEIVRHLQARRAAGLSARSAARLISSLRGFFGFAVGEKIISEDPTAHVENPKTWAALPHALGPSEVDALLAAPDESGPLGLRDRAMLETLYATGLRVSELVRLETGRVDLEGGTILVSGKGNKERLVPLGRGARKWIARYLADARPGLDPKRSPHLFLNRRGSPMTRQRFWQLIEGYARKAGIRAAISPHVLRHSFATHLLEHGADLRSVQMMLGHADISTTQIYTHVSRARLRTVYDEFHPRARKKKGPREGAP
- a CDS encoding S-layer homology domain-containing protein → DINYAMDDSAADYGSIASGGTADCGSDCYAATITIGGSGNRPTINTPSDIDWDASMEETPTTTVASVTAAQTPFTWRVHVGGSFSDVPKTFLLYDYVERLVHNQVTFGTGGTSFNPGGHASRLQMSAFIARAFAGGDANVPLSGTITSADNPTVNGSYDCSDGGNSLYADIPPATAGFCKYVHYITGLNVTNGCDTNVPPDFCPSGLVSRRVMSVFISRALVPGLGDGGVPDANTGTGPFATRTYDCVNGPGPFSDVPAGSSFCKNIGYIWTLGVVDGNGDGTFGPNGLVTRAQMAKFLDNAFQLTIGPAQ